One genomic segment of Candidatus Krumholzibacteriia bacterium includes these proteins:
- a CDS encoding HAD family phosphatase — MTDLTRPDALLFDLGRVLVGYDWNDSLRRFADRLDGVSVDEIREWILDPNGPVDAYGRGGIDDTAFLESLHARFDPERRIDDAWLVELWCDMFEPWPASLELVDRLQPQAGLALVSNTNPLHFETLDHRLGLRKRFDHVSVSHEVGALKPEPAIFRHALDGLGVDADRAWFTDDLDENLAGARALGIRTHRFETVDELRRELASLDFVV; from the coding sequence ATGACCGACTTGACGCGCCCCGACGCCCTGCTCTTCGATCTGGGGCGGGTGCTCGTCGGCTACGACTGGAACGACTCCCTGCGACGATTCGCCGACCGGCTCGATGGCGTGTCGGTCGACGAGATCCGAGAGTGGATCCTCGACCCGAACGGCCCGGTCGACGCCTACGGCCGGGGCGGGATCGACGACACCGCATTCCTCGAGTCCCTCCATGCACGCTTCGACCCCGAGCGACGGATCGACGACGCGTGGCTCGTCGAACTCTGGTGCGACATGTTCGAGCCCTGGCCCGCGTCGCTGGAGCTGGTCGACCGCCTGCAGCCGCAGGCGGGGCTCGCCCTGGTGTCGAACACCAATCCTCTGCATTTCGAAACCCTCGACCACCGGCTCGGACTGCGGAAACGCTTCGACCACGTGAGCGTCAGCCACGAGGTCGGGGCGCTCAAACCCGAGCCCGCCATCTTCCGTCACGCCCTCGACGGACTCGGCGTGGACGCCGACCGGGCCTGGTTCACCGACGACCTCGACGAGAACCTCGCCGGCGCCCGCGCCCTCGGGATCCGGACCCATCGCTTCGAGACGGTGGACGAGCTCCGGCGGGAACTGGCGTCCCTGGACTTCGTGGTGTGA
- a CDS encoding tetratricopeptide repeat protein, with protein MARPTNPLVSLIVLGVLALAVSGPVRAQTAPPDTAGTDPAADSAVRILDLEAAVEKDPTNGDAWTRLGILYTEEGMLEAARDAFISALQAAPQEPASHLNLGMVLVRMERWEESKVPLGTYRAMAPDDVRGHALLGRAELETGNVEAARAIWLEGAAAEGVTAEDAVALLQEYTRSYLGDDREASYDELGELARTLESRPRLLDTEGGEDLRDTIEFAYMERARLAVEDDRPEDALENWAEVRAMGSDKDAAWLQPARRLLDAGKVSAARELVDEARTRRPDSAMVHFLDGLVKEQENDLRGAASAYRKAVAIDPEFSGVNANLGEVLASLGDTQGASEALGRAVELGEGGAAASYNMGVVLSKKGRFREAIPHLERAVELDPAHKDAYRALGTAYRKTDDFTGAADIYQRLIDRFGPDARDLYQLGFAQAKIDEHRDAAENFQMVAALEPGNWRAHYSLGNALREIERYDEAIEAYRKALELEPGNYAISYNLALSMQLAGRLEDALLQYEKTLAIRETRAVYVNMAICYTNLGDEDTANEYYAIAEELRTSGR; from the coding sequence ACCGATCCCGCCGCCGACTCGGCGGTGCGGATCCTGGACCTCGAGGCCGCCGTCGAGAAGGACCCGACCAACGGGGACGCGTGGACGCGTCTGGGGATCCTGTACACCGAGGAGGGCATGCTCGAGGCCGCCCGGGACGCGTTCATCAGCGCGCTGCAGGCGGCACCGCAGGAGCCGGCCTCGCACCTGAACCTGGGCATGGTCCTCGTCCGGATGGAGCGCTGGGAGGAATCGAAGGTCCCCCTGGGTACCTACCGCGCGATGGCCCCCGACGACGTCCGCGGCCACGCACTCCTCGGACGCGCCGAACTCGAGACCGGCAACGTCGAAGCCGCGCGGGCGATCTGGCTGGAAGGCGCCGCGGCCGAAGGCGTCACGGCCGAGGACGCCGTGGCCCTCCTCCAGGAATACACGCGTTCCTACCTGGGCGACGACCGCGAGGCGAGCTACGACGAACTCGGTGAGCTGGCCCGCACTCTGGAGTCGCGGCCCCGACTGCTCGACACCGAGGGCGGCGAGGACCTGCGCGACACCATCGAGTTCGCCTACATGGAACGCGCTCGCCTCGCCGTCGAGGACGACCGCCCCGAGGACGCCCTGGAGAACTGGGCCGAGGTCCGGGCGATGGGCAGCGACAAGGACGCCGCCTGGTTGCAACCCGCGCGCCGGCTCCTCGACGCCGGGAAGGTGTCCGCCGCCCGGGAGCTGGTCGACGAGGCCCGCACCCGCCGGCCGGATTCGGCCATGGTCCACTTCCTCGACGGTCTGGTGAAGGAGCAGGAGAACGACCTGCGGGGCGCGGCGAGCGCCTACCGGAAGGCCGTGGCCATCGACCCCGAGTTCTCCGGCGTGAATGCCAACCTGGGCGAGGTGCTCGCCAGCCTGGGCGACACGCAGGGTGCGTCCGAAGCCCTGGGCCGGGCGGTCGAACTGGGCGAGGGCGGTGCGGCGGCCTCCTACAACATGGGCGTGGTGCTGAGCAAGAAGGGTCGCTTCCGCGAGGCGATCCCCCACCTCGAACGCGCGGTCGAACTCGACCCCGCACACAAGGACGCCTACCGCGCGCTGGGTACTGCCTACCGCAAGACCGACGACTTCACCGGCGCGGCCGACATCTACCAGCGCCTGATCGATCGCTTCGGCCCCGACGCGCGTGATCTCTACCAACTGGGCTTCGCGCAGGCGAAGATCGACGAACACCGCGACGCGGCGGAGAACTTCCAGATGGTCGCCGCCCTCGAACCGGGCAACTGGCGGGCGCACTACAGCCTGGGCAACGCCCTGCGCGAGATCGAGCGTTACGACGAAGCCATCGAGGCCTACCGCAAGGCGCTCGAACTCGAACCCGGCAACTACGCGATCAGCTACAACCTGGCCCTCTCGATGCAGCTGGCCGGACGCCTCGAGGACGCCCTGCTGCAGTACGAGAAGACGCTGGCCATCCGCGAGACGCGGGCCGTGTACGTCAACATGGCGATCTGCTACACGAACCTCGGCGACGAGGACACGGCGAACGAGTACTACGCGATCGCCGAAGAGCTGCGTACGAGCGGCCGATGA